One stretch of Oncorhynchus keta strain PuntledgeMale-10-30-2019 chromosome 18, Oket_V2, whole genome shotgun sequence DNA includes these proteins:
- the LOC118397261 gene encoding centrosomal protein of 164 kDa-like isoform X3 produces the protein MRTISPPNKRSMSMHERLALIPIRSRSSYGWPGRALLPHCLPNGNPGAEVTPSSPSSRSQDVSGDVYYFNFSSGQSTWDHPCDEQYRSLVKQERERAGTQPHGPPTTAARKKEKKKKDKKEPKKKAKDQELLKPPGPLSLALGPLQAPLGSLGSLAPLRGLDGAALRGSLGSSGGLESLKSPLGGPLSSLGSSLLGGRQEERVSFSLPGFEDDEGNISEDEQPSPLGSARLLQNLHLDLDALGGGLQYEDSEASGVAPPEERTEAELRDLALSGEHSPEPPPQQQSEASEHMEVASSSTKDLRSGFGSKLSETVLDLKDLSPAVSPLLQDEEGKVKVSAAEEKERRKRAEAAERRLQAAGREDPAMEDRHPSQSSESQQDTGSSHSEPEPRPRAEGVSTSASLGVPGVQGVKRPDTSRGRLVRSPHNHYKEEAPRQGADSRRAQEEERDKERRETEREIEEEKEHALRERLEKVRLLQEELRREEEEEEQRLKEESEERVRSLRERLQSKGREEENRLSVESESRLLELREMARRERENQQRNVREEGEAMLRQLRATLEAEREAERERIEAQRRRDLQRLREESEEELHAEKRRLLGEREEQLDSLKQEGRSSASERRRELKSPRSPEQHLAEYQKELGDVLQEVREEVQRDHGRKLEQLKDDHHRELNSIRDNYLDQEAVQREQLLCALQEERDRLLATHSAQLERLRTQLDSQLSKTRQTHTRKEAGIQELGDKLELRARELKTQEAILKTQAANLKKRRQQLGDEEDEIDRGIEALPGVMQERDGLREDLERVEGQRDRARQEAERAREERTKVRDELETIREERDKAKEESRRMKEERDRLESKVELLQERCDRLCRRVSDLEQSEIKRPTTRLDRTEEEEARKEEKDSEAPPSTAGREKVLHVEDLKEPPVLDDLRQYISSEGLSLQKARRFLEKESGRLSERQAALQAAQAQSSSSQYPNTTSHAQATQEMYRNLQQVREASDVEELRVTVKRGNSLLRRKEEKLQQLESSVAEEVSPHHYYDDQDRLVTDRKVAFDVTESDMSSVSNGLDGPGEEPTVPAKVQHLAESLQHISGQLSTVLGALGSLTQRQTPYQPLPLPLPLSQPRTPTSMPLSQLSMPLSGPSWAWAPHSTSIQPLGSEDLLNSRWAKLFPGAPIESIATSSLRTHTLYSGYSPASEQARSLSSMQPKSVEMDGQRLQGLIDGNKRWLETRRKDPSVPLFTRYRTPPTMSGLVQLSLDDNNQIKVYHY, from the exons ATGAGAACTATATCCCCTCCCAACAAG AGATCCATGAGTATGCACGAGAGATTGGCATTGATCCCAATCAGGAGCCGGAGCTCCTATGGCTGGCCAGGGAGGGCATTGTTGCCCCACTGCCTCCCGAATGGAAACCCTG GTGCTGAAGtgaccccctcctctccctcctctcgcaGTCAGGACGTGTCGGGGGACGTGTACTACTTCAACTTCTCCTCGGGCCAGTCCACCTGGGACCACCCGTGTGACGAGCAATACCGCAGCCTGGTAAAACAGGAGCGCGAACGAGCCGGCACCCAGCCCCACGGACCCCCCACCACCGCCGCtaggaagaaggagaagaagaaaaaagacaAGAAGGAGCCAAAGAAGAAGGCGAAAGACCAAGAGCTCCTGAAGCCACCAGGA ccgtTGAGCTTGGCCCTTGGACCTCTGCAGGCCCCATTGGGTAGCCTGGGGAGCCTTGCTCCTCTACGGGGTCTTGATGGCGCAGCCTTGAGGGGGTCCCTGGGCAGCTCTGGAGGGCTGGAGTCCCTGAAGAGTCCGCTTGGG gGTCCTCTCTCAAGCCTGGGGTCCAGCCTACTGGGAGGGCGACAGGAGGAGCgcgtgtctttctctctgcctgggTTTGAGGATGATGAGGGTAACATCTCAGAGGATGAGCAGCCG AGTCCTCTTGGCTCGGCCAGACTGTTACAGAACTTGCACCTGGACTTGGATGCGTTGGGAGGAGGGCTGCAGTATGAG GACAGCGAGGCCAGTGGAGTGGCCccaccagaggagaggacagaagcaGAGCTACGGGACCTGGCCCTGTCTGGAGAGCACAGCCCTGAGCCCCCCCCTCAACAG CAGTCCGAGGCCAGCGAGCACATGGAGGtggcctcctcctccaccaaggACCTCAGG TCTGGTTTTGGCTCCAAGTTGTCAGAGACAGTCCTGGACCTGAAGGATCTCTCCCCTGCTGTTAGTCCACTCTTGCAG GATGAAGAGGGCAAAGTGAAAGTCAGTGCGGCAGAGGAGAAGGAACGGAGGAAGAGGGCAGAAGCTGCAGAGAG GCGTCTTCAAGCTGCAGGCAGAGAGGATCCAGCAATGGAGGACAGGCACCCCAGCCAGTCCAGTGAATCCCAACAGGACACAGGGTCCTCCCATTCTGAGCCGGAGCCCCGGCCGCGGGCTGAGGGGGTTAGCACCAGCGCCAGCCTAGGGGTGCCGGGGGTCCAGGGGGTCAAGCGGCCTGACACCTCCAGAGGCCGCCTAGTTAGGAGCCCTCACAACCACTACAAGGAGGAAGCCCCCAGACAGGGGGCGGACAGCAGAAGGgcccaggaggaggagagggacaaggagaggagggagactgagagggagatagaggaggagaaggagcatGCGCTACGTGAGAGGCTGGAGAAGGTGCGCCTACTCCAGGAGGAGCTGAGgcgggaggaggaagaggaggaacagaggctGAAGGAGGAGAGCGAAGAGAGGGTCAG GAGCCTGAGGGAGAGGCTCCAGAgtaaggggagggaagaggagaacagGCTGAGTGTGGAGTCTGAAAGCAGGCTACTGGAGCTGAGGGAGATGGcccggagggagagagagaaccagcaaCGCAACGTTAG GGAGGAGGGCGAGGCGATGCTGAGGCAGCTGCGTGCCACCCTGGAGGCGGAGAGAGAGGCGGAGCGAGAGAGGATAGAGGCCCAGAGGAGGCGGGACCTACAGCGACtgagggaggagtcagaggaggaGCTACATGCGGAGAAGCGGAGACTGCTTGGGGAGCGGGAGGAGCAACTCGACTCCCTCAAACAGGAG gggAGAAGCAGTGCCAGTGAGAGGCGGAGGGAGTTGAAGAGCCCTCGTAGCCCAGAGCAACATCTAGCAGAGTACCAAAAAGAG TTGGGAGACGTGCTCCAGGAAGTGAGGGAGGAAGTGCAGCGTGACCACGGCAGGAAGCTGGAGCAGCTCAAAGACGACCACCACAGAGAACTCaactcaatcagagacaattatCTGGACCAG GAGGCTGTCCAAAGGGAGCAGTTGCTGTGTGCcctgcaggaggagagagatCGCCTGCTGGCCACCCACAGCGCCCAGCTGGAGAGACTCCGTACACAGCTAGACTCCCAGCTCTCCAAGACCCGCCAGACGCACACACGcaag GAGGCAGGGATTCAGGAGCTGGGGGACAAGCTGGAGCTGAGAGCCAGAGAACTGAAGACCCAGGAGGCAATACTGAAGACCCAG GCAGCGAATTTGAAGAAGAGGCGGCAGCAGCTTGGGGATGAAGAGGATGAGATAGACAGAGGAATAGAG GCTCTGCCTGGAGTCATGcaggagagagatggactgagagAGGATCTGGAGCGGGTggaaggacagagggacagggcgaGGCAGGAggcggagagagcgagggaggagaggaccaAAGTGAGAGACGAGTTGGAGACAattagggaggagagggacaaagcgaaggaggagagcaggaggatgaaggaggagcGGGACCGGTTAGAGAGCAAGGTGGAGCTGCTGCAGGAGCGCTGTGATCGGCTGTGCCGCAgagtcag TGATTTGGAGCAGAGTGAGATCAAGAGGCCTACTACTAGactggacagaacagaggaggaggaggcgaggaaggaggagaaggatagcGAGGCACCGCCCTCTACTGCTGGACGGGAGAAAGTGCTGCATGTGGAAGATCTGAAAGAACCTCCTGTCTTggatga cTTGCGTCAGTATATCTCCTCTGAGGGGCTGTCCCTGCAGAAAGCCCGGCGCTTCCTGGAGAAGGAGAGTGGTCGTCTGAGTGAGAGACAGGCAGCACTGCAGGCAGCTCAGGCCCAGTCCAGCTCCTCTCAGTaccccaacaccaccagccaCGCCCAGGCCACACAGGAGATGTACAGGAACCTGCAGCAGGTGCGT gAGGCCAGTGACGTGGAGGAGCTGAGGGTGACTGTGAAGAGGGGGAACTCGCTGCTACGCAGGAAGGAGGAGAAACTGCAACAGCTAGAGAGCTCCGTAGCTGAAGAG GTCTCCCCTCATCACTACTATGATGACCAGGACAGACTGGTGACTGATAGGAAGGTGGCCTTTGATGTGACTGAATCGGATATGAGCAGCGTCAGCAATGGCCTTGATGGCcctg gtgagGAGCCCACAGTGCCGGCTAAGGTGCAGCACTTAGCTGAGTCGCTCCAGCACATCTCTGGCCAGCTCAGCACAGTCCTGGGGGCCCTGGGCTCCCTGACCCAACGCCAGACCCCTTACCAGCCTCTCCCCCTACCCCTGCCCCTCTCCCAGCCCCGAACCCCCACCTCAATGCCTCTTTCACAGCTCTCCATGCCTCTGTCTGGGCCCTCCTGGGCGTGGGCCCCTCACAGCACCTCCATCCAGCCACTGGGTTCTGAGGACCTGCTCAACAGCCGCTGGGCCAAGCTCTTCCCTG GGGCTCCTATTGAGTCCATAGCCACCAGTTCCTTGAGGACACATACGCTTTATTCAGGGTACAGTCCTGCAAG cgAGCAGGCTCGTAGTCTGTCCTCCATGCAGCCTAAGTCGGTGGAGATGGATGGCCAGAGGCTACAGGGTCTGATCGACGGCAACAAGAGATGGCTGGAGACACGCAGGAAAGACCCCAGTGT ACCTCTGTTCACACGTTATCGGACCCCCCCAACTATGAGTGGACTGGTCCAGCTGAGCCTGGATGACAACAACCAGATTAAAGTGTACCATTACTAA
- the LOC118397261 gene encoding centrosomal protein of 164 kDa-like isoform X2, translating to MTAAAALQIGDQLILEEDYDENYIPSQQEIHEYAREIGIDPNQEPELLWLAREGIVAPLPPEWKPCQDVSGDVYYFNFSSGQSTWDHPCDEQYRSLVKQERERAGTQPHGPPTTAARKKEKKKKDKKEPKKKAKDQELLKPPGPLSLALGPLQAPLGSLGSLAPLRGLDGAALRGSLGSSGGLESLKSPLGGPLSSLGSSLLGGRQEERVSFSLPGFEDDEGNISEDEQPSPLGSARLLQNLHLDLDALGGGLQYEDSEASGVAPPEERTEAELRDLALSGEHSPEPPPQQSEASEHMEVASSSTKDLRSGFGSKLSETVLDLKDLSPAVSPLLQDEEGKVKVSAAEEKERRKRAEAAERRLQAAGREDPAMEDRHPSQSSESQQDTGSSHSEPEPRPRAEGVSTSASLGVPGVQGVKRPDTSRGRLVRSPHNHYKEEAPRQGADSRRAQEEERDKERRETEREIEEEKEHALRERLEKVRLLQEELRREEEEEEQRLKEESEERVRSLRERLQSKGREEENRLSVESESRLLELREMARRERENQQRNVREEGEAMLRQLRATLEAEREAERERIEAQRRRDLQRLREESEEELHAEKRRLLGEREEQLDSLKQEGRSSASERRRELKSPRSPEQHLAEYQKELGDVLQEVREEVQRDHGRKLEQLKDDHHRELNSIRDNYLDQEAVQREQLLCALQEERDRLLATHSAQLERLRTQLDSQLSKTRQTHTRKEAGIQELGDKLELRARELKTQEAILKTQAANLKKRRQQLGDEEDEIDRGIEALPGVMQERDGLREDLERVEGQRDRARQEAERAREERTKVRDELETIREERDKAKEESRRMKEERDRLESKVELLQERCDRLCRRVSDLEQSEIKRPTTRLDRTEEEEARKEEKDSEAPPSTAGREKVLHVEDLKEPPVLDDLRQYISSEGLSLQKARRFLEKESGRLSERQAALQAAQAQSSSSQYPNTTSHAQATQEMYRNLQQVREASDVEELRVTVKRGNSLLRRKEEKLQQLESSVAEEVSPHHYYDDQDRLVTDRKVAFDVTESDMSSVSNGLDGPGEEPTVPAKVQHLAESLQHISGQLSTVLGALGSLTQRQTPYQPLPLPLPLSQPRTPTSMPLSQLSMPLSGPSWAWAPHSTSIQPLGSEDLLNSRWAKLFPGAPIESIATSSLRTHTLYSGYSPASEQARSLSSMQPKSVEMDGQRLQGLIDGNKRWLETRRKDPSVPLFTRYRTPPTMSGLVQLSLDDNNQIKVYHY from the exons ATGACAGCAGCTGCTGCTCTACAGATTGGAGACCAGCTGATCCTGGAAGAGGACTACGATGAGAACTATATCCCCTCCCAACAAG AGATCCATGAGTATGCACGAGAGATTGGCATTGATCCCAATCAGGAGCCGGAGCTCCTATGGCTGGCCAGGGAGGGCATTGTTGCCCCACTGCCTCCCGAATGGAAACCCTG TCAGGACGTGTCGGGGGACGTGTACTACTTCAACTTCTCCTCGGGCCAGTCCACCTGGGACCACCCGTGTGACGAGCAATACCGCAGCCTGGTAAAACAGGAGCGCGAACGAGCCGGCACCCAGCCCCACGGACCCCCCACCACCGCCGCtaggaagaaggagaagaagaaaaaagacaAGAAGGAGCCAAAGAAGAAGGCGAAAGACCAAGAGCTCCTGAAGCCACCAGGA ccgtTGAGCTTGGCCCTTGGACCTCTGCAGGCCCCATTGGGTAGCCTGGGGAGCCTTGCTCCTCTACGGGGTCTTGATGGCGCAGCCTTGAGGGGGTCCCTGGGCAGCTCTGGAGGGCTGGAGTCCCTGAAGAGTCCGCTTGGG gGTCCTCTCTCAAGCCTGGGGTCCAGCCTACTGGGAGGGCGACAGGAGGAGCgcgtgtctttctctctgcctgggTTTGAGGATGATGAGGGTAACATCTCAGAGGATGAGCAGCCG AGTCCTCTTGGCTCGGCCAGACTGTTACAGAACTTGCACCTGGACTTGGATGCGTTGGGAGGAGGGCTGCAGTATGAG GACAGCGAGGCCAGTGGAGTGGCCccaccagaggagaggacagaagcaGAGCTACGGGACCTGGCCCTGTCTGGAGAGCACAGCCCTGAGCCCCCCCCTCAACAG TCCGAGGCCAGCGAGCACATGGAGGtggcctcctcctccaccaaggACCTCAGG TCTGGTTTTGGCTCCAAGTTGTCAGAGACAGTCCTGGACCTGAAGGATCTCTCCCCTGCTGTTAGTCCACTCTTGCAG GATGAAGAGGGCAAAGTGAAAGTCAGTGCGGCAGAGGAGAAGGAACGGAGGAAGAGGGCAGAAGCTGCAGAGAG GCGTCTTCAAGCTGCAGGCAGAGAGGATCCAGCAATGGAGGACAGGCACCCCAGCCAGTCCAGTGAATCCCAACAGGACACAGGGTCCTCCCATTCTGAGCCGGAGCCCCGGCCGCGGGCTGAGGGGGTTAGCACCAGCGCCAGCCTAGGGGTGCCGGGGGTCCAGGGGGTCAAGCGGCCTGACACCTCCAGAGGCCGCCTAGTTAGGAGCCCTCACAACCACTACAAGGAGGAAGCCCCCAGACAGGGGGCGGACAGCAGAAGGgcccaggaggaggagagggacaaggagaggagggagactgagagggagatagaggaggagaaggagcatGCGCTACGTGAGAGGCTGGAGAAGGTGCGCCTACTCCAGGAGGAGCTGAGgcgggaggaggaagaggaggaacagaggctGAAGGAGGAGAGCGAAGAGAGGGTCAG GAGCCTGAGGGAGAGGCTCCAGAgtaaggggagggaagaggagaacagGCTGAGTGTGGAGTCTGAAAGCAGGCTACTGGAGCTGAGGGAGATGGcccggagggagagagagaaccagcaaCGCAACGTTAG GGAGGAGGGCGAGGCGATGCTGAGGCAGCTGCGTGCCACCCTGGAGGCGGAGAGAGAGGCGGAGCGAGAGAGGATAGAGGCCCAGAGGAGGCGGGACCTACAGCGACtgagggaggagtcagaggaggaGCTACATGCGGAGAAGCGGAGACTGCTTGGGGAGCGGGAGGAGCAACTCGACTCCCTCAAACAGGAG gggAGAAGCAGTGCCAGTGAGAGGCGGAGGGAGTTGAAGAGCCCTCGTAGCCCAGAGCAACATCTAGCAGAGTACCAAAAAGAG TTGGGAGACGTGCTCCAGGAAGTGAGGGAGGAAGTGCAGCGTGACCACGGCAGGAAGCTGGAGCAGCTCAAAGACGACCACCACAGAGAACTCaactcaatcagagacaattatCTGGACCAG GAGGCTGTCCAAAGGGAGCAGTTGCTGTGTGCcctgcaggaggagagagatCGCCTGCTGGCCACCCACAGCGCCCAGCTGGAGAGACTCCGTACACAGCTAGACTCCCAGCTCTCCAAGACCCGCCAGACGCACACACGcaag GAGGCAGGGATTCAGGAGCTGGGGGACAAGCTGGAGCTGAGAGCCAGAGAACTGAAGACCCAGGAGGCAATACTGAAGACCCAG GCAGCGAATTTGAAGAAGAGGCGGCAGCAGCTTGGGGATGAAGAGGATGAGATAGACAGAGGAATAGAG GCTCTGCCTGGAGTCATGcaggagagagatggactgagagAGGATCTGGAGCGGGTggaaggacagagggacagggcgaGGCAGGAggcggagagagcgagggaggagaggaccaAAGTGAGAGACGAGTTGGAGACAattagggaggagagggacaaagcgaaggaggagagcaggaggatgaaggaggagcGGGACCGGTTAGAGAGCAAGGTGGAGCTGCTGCAGGAGCGCTGTGATCGGCTGTGCCGCAgagtcag TGATTTGGAGCAGAGTGAGATCAAGAGGCCTACTACTAGactggacagaacagaggaggaggaggcgaggaaggaggagaaggatagcGAGGCACCGCCCTCTACTGCTGGACGGGAGAAAGTGCTGCATGTGGAAGATCTGAAAGAACCTCCTGTCTTggatga cTTGCGTCAGTATATCTCCTCTGAGGGGCTGTCCCTGCAGAAAGCCCGGCGCTTCCTGGAGAAGGAGAGTGGTCGTCTGAGTGAGAGACAGGCAGCACTGCAGGCAGCTCAGGCCCAGTCCAGCTCCTCTCAGTaccccaacaccaccagccaCGCCCAGGCCACACAGGAGATGTACAGGAACCTGCAGCAGGTGCGT gAGGCCAGTGACGTGGAGGAGCTGAGGGTGACTGTGAAGAGGGGGAACTCGCTGCTACGCAGGAAGGAGGAGAAACTGCAACAGCTAGAGAGCTCCGTAGCTGAAGAG GTCTCCCCTCATCACTACTATGATGACCAGGACAGACTGGTGACTGATAGGAAGGTGGCCTTTGATGTGACTGAATCGGATATGAGCAGCGTCAGCAATGGCCTTGATGGCcctg gtgagGAGCCCACAGTGCCGGCTAAGGTGCAGCACTTAGCTGAGTCGCTCCAGCACATCTCTGGCCAGCTCAGCACAGTCCTGGGGGCCCTGGGCTCCCTGACCCAACGCCAGACCCCTTACCAGCCTCTCCCCCTACCCCTGCCCCTCTCCCAGCCCCGAACCCCCACCTCAATGCCTCTTTCACAGCTCTCCATGCCTCTGTCTGGGCCCTCCTGGGCGTGGGCCCCTCACAGCACCTCCATCCAGCCACTGGGTTCTGAGGACCTGCTCAACAGCCGCTGGGCCAAGCTCTTCCCTG GGGCTCCTATTGAGTCCATAGCCACCAGTTCCTTGAGGACACATACGCTTTATTCAGGGTACAGTCCTGCAAG cgAGCAGGCTCGTAGTCTGTCCTCCATGCAGCCTAAGTCGGTGGAGATGGATGGCCAGAGGCTACAGGGTCTGATCGACGGCAACAAGAGATGGCTGGAGACACGCAGGAAAGACCCCAGTGT ACCTCTGTTCACACGTTATCGGACCCCCCCAACTATGAGTGGACTGGTCCAGCTGAGCCTGGATGACAACAACCAGATTAAAGTGTACCATTACTAA